The following proteins come from a genomic window of Ailuropoda melanoleuca isolate Jingjing chromosome 2, ASM200744v2, whole genome shotgun sequence:
- the NGF gene encoding beta-nerve growth factor — translation MSMLFHTLITALLIGIQAEPHPESHVPAGHAIPQAHWTKLQHSLDTALRRARSAPAGAIAARVAGQTRNITVDPKLFKKRRLRSPRVLFSTHPPPVATDTQDLDLEAGSASVNRTHRSKRSSSHPVFHRGEFSVCDSVSVWVGDKTTATDIKGKEVMVLGEVNINNSVFKQYFFETKCRDPTPVDSGCRGIDSKHWNSYCTTTHTFVKALTMDGKQAAWRFIRIDTACVCVLSRKAGRRA, via the coding sequence ATGTCCATGTTGTTCCACACTCTGATCACAGCTCTTTTGATCGGCATCCAGGCAGAACCCCATCCCGAGAGCCATGTCCCAGCAGGACACGCCATCCCCCAAGCCCACTGGACTAAGCTTCAGCATTCCCTTGACACAGCCCTCCGAAGAGCCCGCAGTGCCCCGGCGGGGGCGATAGCTGCCAGGGTGGCAGGGCAGACCCGCAACATCACTGTGGACCCCAAACTCTTTAAAAAGCGGCGACTGCGCTCACCCCGCGTGCTGTTCAGCACGCATCCCCCACCTGTGGCTACAGATACTCAGGATCTGGACTTGGAGGCCGGCAGTGCCTCGGTCAACAGGACTCACAGGAGCAAGCGGTCGTCGTCCCACCCTGTCTTCCACCGGGGGGAGTTCTCGGTGTGCGACAGCGTCAGCGTGTGGGTGGGGGACAAGACCACCGCCACGGACATCAAGGGCAAGGAGGTGATGGTGTTGGGAGAGGTGAACATTAACAACAGTGTGTTCAAACAGTACTTTTTTGAGACCAAGTGCCGGGACCCCACTCCCGTGGACAGCGGGTGCAGGGGCATTGACTCGAAGCACTGGAACTCATACTGTACCACGACCCATACCTTCGTCAAGGCGCTGACCATGGACGGCAAGCAGGCTGCCTGGCGGTTTATCCGGATCGACACAGCCTGCGTGTGCGTGCTCAGCAGGAAGGCTGGGAGAAGAGCCTGA